In a single window of the Cucumis melo cultivar AY chromosome 11, USDA_Cmelo_AY_1.0, whole genome shotgun sequence genome:
- the LOC103499619 gene encoding uncharacterized protein LOC103499619, which yields MSLVNPSAGRAFIWIVTCFLFFSIISGGGCLLMYMILPESESTEWLPITGLSLVCLPWFFWLLTFFYRVISRACGYRVSLGTGADVGTNNVNDNNNNNNNNASSAESPRQDVGERGNEDNNNVDQRKSNSSSNNSIVSRESEMPLAITMAS from the coding sequence ATGTCTTTGGTGAATCCCTCAGCTGGACGTGCATTCATATGGATCGTCACttgttttctcttcttctccatTATCAGCGGTGGCGGCTGTCTTTTGATGTACATGATCCTCCCTGAAAGCGAATCCACCGAATGGCTACCTATCACCGGTTTGTCCTTGGTTTGCCTCCCTTGGTTCTTCTGGCTATTAACTTTCTTCTATAGAGTTATCTCACGTGCATGTGGTTATAGAGTCTCCCTTGGTACTGGTGCGGATGTAGGCACCAATAACGTAAAtgacaataataacaataacaacaataatgcATCATCTGCTGAATCCCCTCGGCAGGATGTGGGAGAACGAGGTAATGAGGACAACAACAATGTTGATCAAAGAAAAAGCAATTCATCGTCCAACAACTCAATAGTATCTCGTGAGAGTGAAATGCCATTAGCCATAACAATGGCATCGTAA
- the LOC103499620 gene encoding uncharacterized protein LOC103499620 codes for MVDIEEEKGGDKLNGVSSSSSFSGKLVHKYREIKENAEKYPYVWGSYIIVYGGMFLWAGYRWRKLRKTEDRVRILQEKLRQHYEAEKSSIKQSANSVDKNSTPSKQ; via the coding sequence ATGGTGGACATCGAGGAGGAAAAGGGAGGAGATAAGTTAAACGGTGTTTCTAGTTCGAGTAGTTTTTCGGGCAAATTGGTACACAAGTACAGAGAAATCAAAGAGAATGCAGAAAAATATCCTTATGTATGGGGATCATACATTATTGTCTATGGGGGAATGTTTCTTTGGGCTGGGTATAGATGGAGAAAGCTTCGGAAGACGGAGGACAGAGTACGTATTTTACAAGAGAAGCTTCGACAACATTATGAAGCAGAAAAATCATCCATCAAACAATCAGCAAATTCAGTTGATAAAAATTCAACTCCTTCCAAGCAGTAG
- the LOC103499621 gene encoding floral homeotic protein APETALA 3-like, with translation MGRGKLSMKLISNEKSRKTTFHKRKASLLRKAYELSTLCDVRVCVFVHGPNQSNDQSPLQLHTWPPCPDEVNSMIASYKTNCLHKRARKAFGLIDFFSERKKKVETDMSKLRKDVAEARFTKWDERLDHLLEDQLRVLMMELDSKIEIAKKRIEIETECYNVEEGTSVESSQTLNANMKHKQVMRFDPEEESTNYGMFGIRSSMEQTQGTMPFHQQYHHQQQLQTMAQSCLQMDHEIETLSPFLFGSNGSAPQFQLSCGSNNNNNNNCFQNYPHSFYNDPTNGMIMENTQSYSSMCHYGVPFGTQSVVPISYMQMQQLTGADDQMMMGYASSSQMPLPNSASSQVINDQFDFYNSYEYFMKPNSF, from the exons ATGGGGAGAGGAAAACTGAGCATGAAACTGATCAGTAACGAGAAATCTCGAAAGACAACTTTTCATAAGCGGAAAGCAAGTTTGTTGCGAAAAGCTTACGAGCTTTCCACTTTGTGCGATGTTCGTGTTTGTGTGTTTGTCCATGGCCCTAACCAATCAAACGATCAATCTCCCCTCCAACTTCATACATGGCCGCCCTGTCCGGATGAAGTCAATAGCATGATTGCTTCTTACAAAACTAATTGTCTCCACAAACGTGCTCGCAAGGCATTTGGTCTTATCGACTTCTTCTCCGAGAGAAAGAAGAAGGTCGAAACAGACATGTCCAAGCTTCGTAAGGATGTTGCTGAAGCAAg GTTTACAAAGTGGGATGAACGTCTAGATCATCTCTTAGAAGATCAATTACGGGTTTTAATGATGGAATTGGATTCAAAGATCGAGATAGCGAAGAAAAGGATCGAGATAGAGACGGAGTGTTATAATGTTGAGGAGGGAACGTCAGTGGAGAGTAGCCAAACCCTAAATGCAAACATGAAGCATAAACAAGTAATGAGATTTGATCCTGAAGAGGAAAGTACTAATTATGGGATGTTTGGAATTAGGTCATCAATGGAGCAAACACAAGGCACTATGCCATTCCATCAACAGTATCATCATCAACAACAACTTCAAACGATGGCACAAAGCTGTCTTCAAATGGATCATGAGATTGAGACTTTGTCTCCATTCCTATTTGGATCAAATGGGTCAGCACCACAATTTCAGTTAAGTTGTggaagtaataataataataataataattgtttcCAAAACTACCCTCATAGTTTTTACAATGATCCAACAAATGGGATGATTATGGAGAACACACAAAGCTACTCATCAATGTGTCATTATGGAGTTccatttggtacacaatcagtTGTTCCAATATCATATATGCAAATGCAACAACTCACAGGCGCTGATGATCAAATGATGATGGGTTATGCTTCAAGCTCTCAAATGCCTTTGCCCAATAGTGCTTCTTCTCAAGTGATCAATGATCAATTTGATTTCTACAATAGTTATGAGTATTTTATGAAGCCTAACAGCTTCTAA
- the LOC103499622 gene encoding uncharacterized protein LOC103499622 isoform X1: MELQDFAPIFGEPTRVEWVNRGSLSLHQFLFHVYTPSPSQLRFLVTDFHSNTWESTKSAFQLEDMRDDIGIGGAFSEFVDYIVASMKFGDVRLCMEGQSGKDGAACVKLIAQKSKGMPVFSISLTKLIDSAASEAMATMSLGLFNSLKEKECSLVKEQEHSLQLATMISTEKEKNENIQTQLGQYRKKQKLQNMNASNSPDKSAVHNIGSTKTTNRVVPAHRRAKTRGALLQDSEDDNEQERSLQSTFEEKEKKEGLLNTDTLAIVDRLQKSPDKSVHDIGSTKITNHVVPTHRRARTRGALLQDNEDDDGR; this comes from the exons ATGGAGCTTCAAGATTTTGCGCCAATTTTTGGTGAACCCACCAGAGTGGAGTGGGTAAACAGGGGTTCGCTTTCTTTGCACCAATTTTTGTTCCATGTTTATACTCCAAGTCCTTCGCAGCTCAGATTTCTTGTTACTGATTTCCATTCTAACACTTGGGAATCCACCAAATCAGCTTTCCAGCTTGAGGATATG AGAGATGACATTGGAATTGGAGGGGCTTTTTCAGAGTTTGTTGATTATATTGTTGCATCTATGAAATTTGGAGATGTAAGGCTTTGTATGGAAGGACAATCGGGGAAAGATG GTGCAGCATGTGTCAAACTAATTGCTCAGAAATCAAAGGGAATGCCTGTATTTTCCATTTCTCTCACAAAACTCATTGACTCTGCTGCTTCTGAAGCTATGGCAACTATGTCCTTGGGGCTTTTTAActcattaaaagaaaaggaatgttCACTTGTGAAAG AACAAGAGCACTCCCTTCAGTTGGCAACCATGATATCAACTGAAAAG GAAAAGAACGAAAATATCCAAACTCAGCTCGGGCAATATAGAAAGAAACAGAAGTTGCAAAATATGAATGCCTCAAATTCTCCAG ATAAATCTGCCGTACATAATATTGGCTCGACGAAAACCACCAACCGTGTGGTGCCAGCACACCGGAG GGCGAAAACTAGGGGTGCCCTTCTGCAAGACTCTGAAGATGACAATG AACAAGAGCGCTCCCTTCAATCGACATTCGAGGAAAAG GAAAAGAAAGAGGGGTTGCTAAATACAGATACCTTGGCCATTGTAGACAGGCTTCAAAAGTCTCCTG ACAAATCTGTTCATGATATCGGCTCGACAAAAATCACCAATCATGTCGTGCCAACACATCGCAG GGCAAGAACACGAGGTGCCCTTCTGCAAGATAATGAAGATGACGATGGAAGGTGA
- the LOC103499622 gene encoding uncharacterized protein LOC103499622 isoform X2, translating to MKFGDVRLCMEGQSGKDGAACVKLIAQKSKGMPVFSISLTKLIDSAASEAMATMSLGLFNSLKEKECSLVKEQEHSLQLATMISTEKEKNENIQTQLGQYRKKQKLQNMNASNSPDKSAVHNIGSTKTTNRVVPAHRRAKTRGALLQDSEDDNEQERSLQSTFEEKEKKEGLLNTDTLAIVDRLQKSPDKSVHDIGSTKITNHVVPTHRRARTRGALLQDNEDDDGR from the exons ATGAAATTTGGAGATGTAAGGCTTTGTATGGAAGGACAATCGGGGAAAGATG GTGCAGCATGTGTCAAACTAATTGCTCAGAAATCAAAGGGAATGCCTGTATTTTCCATTTCTCTCACAAAACTCATTGACTCTGCTGCTTCTGAAGCTATGGCAACTATGTCCTTGGGGCTTTTTAActcattaaaagaaaaggaatgttCACTTGTGAAAG AACAAGAGCACTCCCTTCAGTTGGCAACCATGATATCAACTGAAAAG GAAAAGAACGAAAATATCCAAACTCAGCTCGGGCAATATAGAAAGAAACAGAAGTTGCAAAATATGAATGCCTCAAATTCTCCAG ATAAATCTGCCGTACATAATATTGGCTCGACGAAAACCACCAACCGTGTGGTGCCAGCACACCGGAG GGCGAAAACTAGGGGTGCCCTTCTGCAAGACTCTGAAGATGACAATG AACAAGAGCGCTCCCTTCAATCGACATTCGAGGAAAAG GAAAAGAAAGAGGGGTTGCTAAATACAGATACCTTGGCCATTGTAGACAGGCTTCAAAAGTCTCCTG ACAAATCTGTTCATGATATCGGCTCGACAAAAATCACCAATCATGTCGTGCCAACACATCGCAG GGCAAGAACACGAGGTGCCCTTCTGCAAGATAATGAAGATGACGATGGAAGGTGA